In the Anastrepha obliqua isolate idAnaObli1 chromosome 1, idAnaObli1_1.0, whole genome shotgun sequence genome, one interval contains:
- the LOC129244754 gene encoding histone-lysine N-methyltransferase SETD1, producing the protein MHSLMDGNTLNCATSSGSNNEQGSFDIKTTGTILNAVPKGQRNFKLLSDPALIKGASKIYRYDGVVGADQAYSSVIPRDPRNPIVRMRAKPVDPMILIVPRLKIDQNYVGQPPLIEITVTNLNDNIDRQFLGGMLSKCGLYDELLIYHHPSTNKHLGVARIVFENAKAARLCIEKYNQKSVMGKVLSVFHDPFGRICKQTIENLASGKSKQVSNVGIPGNNIFTSQPSSGMLQNTSTHETPDSQRVYQSEDGFNATALPVYQTFRKDRDFLKNDAHMYRRYTGSEYQHRDSRIKEHKYSSVRQERIKQYSRQEFDQDHLKERSRERGGRRDRERDRDYNKLRHRERDVDRRRDRDTSSERDYRKKSVTRSEKDREKNKCHNKRFPTQSARQYDLQDNYISNLPPPDTYYLHHHESSIPHQSVQTLGSSINITSEQTYRYSSYGYNTESSQNSWIVQKNWNVPQTPAPPPVEIPPPPPPDRTPNWDDPEPLPPGQSTPEKYVESQKINKLSQSPVCATKEDSISIDKSDINESGNVDLDTRIEMMFKRKSFGNAPPFLQIDSSESEVENSKVKHDNNEVSSETKEKTKNKTSAHVKRNTKKSCIYEQNDASDISSSDDEILLKKESSSPIRTNKEEDRMSLSSLSSHDGAQRREKPPPPSAILGKNSSSAEPVVRSNFTSYYSNHENGYYKQNLGYPLLHTDTSTSHHFPNPAYMHSTYMPGFGSMTYGSYNEEFGHCTQTYANDNYRIYSNYAYHQNDPFKKQIDAVVERVSNELKQILKRDFNKKMIENTAYKNFESWWDDQMQKSRHKERNSVVDDKFTKSIAGRTDKAPDINQIINNQCDISDLCSFTSLGLRASIPKLPSFRRIRKDSIPQAKDDYEKHLSDQDEMVQGSDSEKDDATSGINTLRNKSEKIVTVSELLSNSVRKASSSSFSSSTSEESSEEGQSSDESALSEDDFGSCSENDSARENGKCNVLMKQRAPEISSWKEESKKLKKPTGLKNYIYSDSDEEQNSYRNRKGESNTVGYVKQSKVHGDFSITADLEDISKDSTITVEGESEEKGNKLESDNLSVTTENEGCTTFTRESVQDKDAAKLAKNISNFEYDRIYSDSEEEREYQERRRRNTEYMAQIEREFLEEQALKQRETQNEKESAGDGRRNPYTSNDFSMLSNQAESHTIKNVSDIQKSTVTAERTEDSTNLLVKKNEKSEVKRDITFAIASSKDKDDVKYEEKQEIKRKTQSITVSVPSQNTASKLGEVCNDQELKLSNGFDRERSTKLHYEKLSTKQEYSEDVKMSPSSDGGSSQASQASQVALEHCYSLPPHADTSIGHNLEPTHIYSNGENATEKQQNLAHDHGGYVTLTSSQSNTELFISEEQIVQRQNTRPGPGRPRKDSTRVRRKNGSKQKSYTLIAEKKSLPKEVLVQKLASQSKFIPLELFKVRDATDELMVLYEFLTKGIDIEDIDYIRKSYEIHLQEDTYGFWLNNTHWVDHCVTDRSLIPPPAKKRKREDELKRHKTGCARTEGYYKLDIREKAKHKYHHAKSSADNALSIDRLDDQLLQSHNKLISKMQGISREARSNQRRLLTAFGSIGESELLKFNQLKFRKKQLKFAKSAIHDWGLFAMEPIAADEMVIEYVGQMIRPIVADLRETKYEAIGIGSSYLFRIDMETIIDATKCGNLARFINHSCNPNCYAKVITIESEKKIVIYSKQQIGVNEEITYDYKFPLEDEKIPCLCGAQGCRGTLN; encoded by the exons ATGCATAGCCTTATGGATGGCAATACTTTAAACTGTGCCACGAGCAGCGGAAGCAATAATGAACAAGGGAGCTTTGACATAAAAACCACTGGAACTATTTTAAATGCAGTTCCCAAAGgtcaaagaaattttaaattgctcTCGGACCCAGCGTTGATAAAAGGTGCTAGCAAAATATATCGTTACGATGGTGTGGTGGGAGCAGATCAAGCGTATTCTTCTGTAATACCAAGGGACCCGCGAAACCCAATAGTTCGCATGCGTGCAAAGCCGGTGGACCCCATGATCCTCATCGTTCCacg TTTGAAGATCGACCAAAATTACGTTGGACAACCTCCGTTAATTGAAATTACTGTAACAAATTTGAATGACAATATAGATCGGCAATTTTTGGGAGGGATGTTAAGTAAATGTGGTCTCTACGATGAGCTCTTAATATATCACCATCCGTCAACTAATAAACACCTTGGTGTTGCACGCATCGTGTTTGAAAATGCAAAAGCCGCCCGGTTATGTATTGAAAAATACAACCAAAAATCTGTTATGGGCAAG GTGCTAAGCGTTTTTCACGATCCGTTTGGAAgaatatgtaaacaaacaatAGAAAACCTTGCGTCAGGAAAATCAAAGCAAGTTTCTAACGTAGGTATTCCAGGTAATAATATATTCACATCTCAACCAAGTAGTGGAATGCTTCAAAATACTTCGACACATGAAACTCCAGATTCTCAGCGTGTATACCAATCTGAAGATGGTTTTAATGCTACCGCGTTACCCGTATATCAAACTTTCCGAAAAGATcgggattttttgaaaaatgatgcTCACATGTACAGGAGATATACGGGGAGTGAATATCAACATCGTGATTCCAGAATTAAGGAACACAAATATTCGTCGGTAAGACAGGAGCGTATAAAACAATATAGTAGACAGGAATTCGACCAAGATCACCTTAAAGAAAGAAGTAGAGAGCGTGGTGGTCGCCGAGATCGAGAACGTGATAGAGATTACAATAAATTACGACACCGAGAACGTGACGTTGACAGACGCCGAGACCGTGATACATCCAGCGAACGCGATTACCGCAAAAAAAGTGTCACAAGATCAGAAAAAGAtcgggaaaaaaataaatgtcataataAAAGATTTCCAACACAGTCAGCAAGACAATATGATTTGCAGGATAATTACATTTCAAATTTACCTCCTCCTGATACATATTATTTGCACCATCATGAATCTTCGATTCCACACCAATCTGTGCAGACTTTAGGGTCATCAATTAACATTACATCCGAGCAAACTTACAGATATTCTTCATATGGGTATAATACCGAGTCATCTCAAAATTCTTGGATCGTACAAAAAAACTGGAATGTTCCGCAAACTCCAGCACCGCCACCAGTCGAAATTCCGCCCCCTCCTCCCCCGGATAGAACACCAAATTGGGACGACCCAGAACCCCTGCCTCCAGGACAGTCCACTCCTGAAAAATACGTAGAAtcgcaaaaaataaacaaactatcGCAATCACCTGTCTGTGCAACAAAAGAAGATTCTATATCGATAGATAAAAGTGATATAAATGAGTCAGGAAACGTCGACTTGGATACTCGAATAGAAATGATGTTTAAACGAAAATCGTTCGGAAATGCTccaccatttcttcaaattgataGTAGTGAGTCAGAAGTTGAAAACTCCAAAGTAAAGCATGATAATAATGAAGTAAGTTCAGAGactaaagaaaaaactaaaaataaaacatccgCACATgttaaaagaaatacaaaaaagtcgTGTATATATGAGCAAAACGATGCTAGTGATATTTCTTCAAGTGATGACGAAATTCTCCTAAAAAAAGAATCGTCAAGTCCAATTCGAACGAACAAAGAAGAAGACCGGATGTCTTTATCAAGCCTTTCGTCTCACGATGGTGCCCAACGCCGCGAAAAACCGCCTCCACCAAGTGCTATCTTAGGAAAAAATTCTAGTTCGGCGGAACCAGTTGTAAGATCAAATTTTACATCCTACTACTCTAATCATGAAAACGGGTATTATAAACAGAATTTGGGGTATCCTTTACTTCATACCGATACTTCTACATCACATCATTTTCCTAACCCGGCGTATATGCATTCAACTTACATGCCTGGTTTTGGAAGTATGACTTACGGTTCATATAATGAGGAGTTCGGTCATTGTACTCAAACATATGCCAATGATAATTATAGAATATATTCAAATTATGCCTACCACCAAAATGATCCTTTCAAGAAACAAATAGATGCAGTGGTGGAGCGTGTGAGCAATGAATTAAAGCAGATACTTAAACGTGATTTCAAcaagaaaatgattgaaaacacAGCTTATAAAAATTTCGAGTCTTGGTGGGatgaccaaatgcaaaaaagtcgtcataaagaaagaaattcaGTGGTAGATGATAAGTTTACCAAATCAATAGCGGGACGGACTGATAAAGCACCAGATATAAACCAGATAATTAATAATCAGTGCGATATATCTGATTTGTGTTCATTTACTAGCCTTGGTCTTCGAGCGTCGATTCCGAAATTGCCATCATTTCGTCGTATTCGAAAAGATTCCATTCCTCAGGCTAAGGATGATTATGAAAAGCATTTAAGTGATCAAGATGAAATGGTTCAAGGTTCTGATTCGGAAAAGGATGATGCTACTTCAGGCATCAACACGCTTCGTAATAAAAGTGAAAAGATTGTTACCGTTTCAGAACTTTTGTCGAATTCTGTTCGAAAAGCCAGCTCCTCTAGTTTTTCGTCTTCAACGTCTGAGGAGAGTAGTGAAGAGGGGCAGTCAAGCGATGAAAGCGCCTTATCTGAGGACGACTTCGGTTCGTGTTCTGAAAATGATTCTGCACGTGAGAATGGAAAGTGTAACGTACTAATGAAACAAAGAGCGCCAGAAATTAGTTCTTGGAAAGAGGaaagtaaaaagttaaaaaagccTACAGGCTTGAAAAACTATATTTATTCAGATAGTGATGAGGAACAAAACAGCTATCGAAATAGGAAAGGAGAAAGCAATACTGTAGGATATGTAAAACAGTCCAAAGTACATGGAGACTTTTCCATTACGGCCGATTTAGAAGACATTAGCAAAGACAGTACTATAACGGTTGAAGGGGAAAGTGAGGAAAAGGGCAATAAACTTGAAAGTGATAATTTAAGTGTCACCACTGAAAATGAAGGTTGTACAACATTCACACGCGAATCAGTTCAAGACAAGGATGCCGCAAAATTAGCTAAAAACATATCTAATTTTGAGTATGACCGCATATATAGTGACTCGGAGGAAGAGCGGGAATATCAAGAACGGCGTCGCCGTAATACTGAGTATATGGCTCAAATAGAACGAGAGTTTCTGGAGGAGCAAGCCCTTAAACAGCGCGAAACTCAAAATGAAAAGGAGAGTGCAGGAGACGGAAGACGGAATCCATATACCTCAAATGATTTTTCAATGCTATCGAATCAAGCTGAAAGTCATACCATAAAAAATGTATcggatatccaaaaatctacaGTAACTGCAGAAAGGACAGAAGATAGTACCAATTTGCTTGTCAAGAAAAACGAGAAGAGCGAGGTAAAGAGAGATATAACTTTTGCCATTGCCTCCAGCAAAGATAAGGATGAcgtaaaatatgaagaaaagcaggaaataaaacgaaaaacacAATCGATTACTGTTTCTGTTCCTTCACAAAATACGGCCTCGAAATTGGGTGAAGTATGCAACGATCAGGAACTTAAATTATCGAATGGATTTGACAGAGAAAGGAGTACTAAGCTGCATTATGAAAAGTTGTCAACAAAACAAGAATATAGCGAAGATGTGAAAATGTCGCCATCGTCTGATGGTGGCTCAAGTCAAGCAAGTCAGGCTAGTCAAGTGGCTCTAGAGCATTGCTATTCATTACCGCCACATGCTGATACATCGATAGGCCACAATCTGGAACCAACTCATATTTACTCCAACGGAGAGAATGCTACcgagaaacaacaaaacttgGCTCATGACCACGGTGGTTATGTAACTCTTACTTCTTCACAAAGTAacacagaactttttatttCGGAAGAACAGATAGTCCAGCGGCAAAATACAAGGCCTGGGCCTGGGCGTCCGCGAAAGGACTCTACAAGAGTTCGAAGAAAAAATGgctcaaaacaaaaatcatatacgCTTATTGCCGAAAAGAAGTCACTCCCTAAAGAAGTTTTAGTGCAAAAGTTGGCGTCACAGTCTAAATTTATTCCTTTGGAGCTCTTTAAAGTCCGTGATGCCACTGATGAGTTAATGGTACTTTATGAATTTCTTACCAAAGGAATTGACATTGAAGACATCGACTATATTCGAAAAAGTTATGAGATTCATCTTCAAGAAGACACTTATGG attttggTTGAATAATACTCATTGGGTGGATCATTGTGTGACTGATCGTTCATTGATCCCGCCTCcggcaaaaaaacgaaaaagagaAGATGAACTTAAGCGACATAAAACTGGATGTGCTCGCACAGAAGGTTACTATAAATTAGATATTAGAGAGAAGGCTAAACATAAATACCATCATGCGAAATCTAGTGCAGATAATGCTTTAAGCATTGATCGCCTCGACGATCAATTATTGCAATCGCATAATAAGTTGATATCTAAAATGCAAGGAATTTCACGTGAAGCACGATCAAATCAAAGACGTTTGCTTACAGCATTTGGCTCAATTGGAGAGTCTGAATTGTTAAAGTTTAATCAATTGAAATTCCGAAAGAAACAACTTAAGTTCGCCAAGTCGGCCATCCATGATTGGGGTTTGTTCGCGATGGAACCAATTGCGGCCGATGAAATGGTTATAGAATACGTTGGACAAATGATACGTCCTATAGTTGCTGATTTGCGGGAGACCAAGTACGAGGCAATAGGAATCGGCAGCTCATATTTATTTAGGATTGATATGGAAACAATTATTGATGCCACAAAGTGTGGTAATTTAGCTCGCTTTATTAATCACAGTTGTAAC cCCAACTGCTATGCTAAGGTCATAACTATAGAGTCTGAAAAGAAGATTGTGATTTATTCCAAACAACAGATAGGAGTAAACGAAGAGATAACTTACGATTATAAATTTCCATTAGAGGATGAGAAAATTCCTTGCTTGTGCGGAGCACAAGGCTGCCGGGGGACTCTCAATTAA